TGCGCTGGGTGCTCGACCCCGCGGCGCTGATGGCGGCCGAGCAGGAGACCGAGCTCGAGCTGCACATCACGTGTTCGGAGGTGAAGTACCGCCGGGGTCGGGCGGTATCCATGCTCCTGACGGCGCTGGTGTACCGGGCCGGCCGGCCGCTCGCGCGCGCCCGCACCCGCTTCGCCATCCAGGACCGCGCGATCTACGAGCGCCTGCGCGCACAGTACGCCGACATCGACCTGGCCAACGCCCGGGCACTGCCGCCCGCGCCGCCGGTGCCCGCCTCCACCGTGGGACGCACCCGCGCTGCGGACGTCGTCCTCTCCCCCGCCGGCCGCCCGCATCAGTGGCTGCTGCGGGTGGACACCACCCACCCCATCCTGTTCGACCACCGGGTCGACCACGTCCCCGGCATGCTGCTGCTCGAGGCCGGCCGCCAGGCGGCGCAGGCCGTCGCGTCGCCGCAGCCGAGCGTGGTCGTCGGCATGGACACCGCCTTCATGCGGTACGCCGAACTCGACGCGCCCTGCCGGATCCACGCCCACCGCCACACCGCCGACGA
Above is a genomic segment from Streptomyces globosus containing:
- a CDS encoding ScbA/BarX family gamma-butyrolactone biosynthesis protein, which produces MSQLHLAHDRTDGAHRVPTLVAQRHTHKTNPDEVLLTEWQRTDEHSFVVRATWPRTHDFYTTRHGLHDPLLLSETVRQALPLLSHVAYETPMGHQLLWHDLRWVLDPAALMAAEQETELELHITCSEVKYRRGRAVSMLLTALVYRAGRPLARARTRFAIQDRAIYERLRAQYADIDLANARALPPAPPVPASTVGRTRAADVVLSPAGRPHQWLLRVDTTHPILFDHRVDHVPGMLLLEAGRQAAQAVASPQPSVVVGMDTAFMRYAELDAPCRIHAHRHTADEAGRRRVLVTAHQHDVEIFASIVTLVGAALG